Part of the Hyalangium gracile genome is shown below.
CACGCAGTGGCTCAGGCCCGAGAGGTCCACGGGCGCGTCGCCAGGCCAGCACACCGTGCTGCGCGTCTCCGTCTTCGTCAGGCCGCCATGGGAGCCGAACTCCCAGGCGAAGCCCACCGTGGAGCCCGGCGCCACGGCGTCGCCAAAGAGCACCAGGTCTCCCGCGGTGCTCAGGTGCGGCAGCTCGCGCAGGTAGTCCGCCACCGCCTGCCGGGAGAACTCCTCGGCCAGCGGCGCGCTCGCGATGTCATCCGGGCCGTACACCCCACCCTTCACCAGCGCCACGGCGGAGTTGCCGCGCCGCACCGCCACCATCCCGATGTCCGGGTGCCGAGAGGCTCGGGCCAGCACGTCGCGGTGGTGCGCGACGAGCTCCGCGGCCTCCAGCGGCGTGTGCTCCCGCGTGAGGTACACGTGCGCGAAGTTGCCGGACTCCACGACGACGGGAGAGTCCGTCCCGCGAGGCGCTCGCGCCGCCCCCAGGGGACGCCCGTCCAGCAGCCCGCGCTCGATGTCGGGCGACAGCGGCACCCCGGGCCCGCGCAGCAGCGCGTCCTCCAGGTGCTGGCCCTGGCGCTGCTCGAAGGGAAGGCTGCCCACGTGGCCGTGGTCGGTGACGAAGACGATGTCGTACGGGCGCTCGACGCAGCGGGCCATCGCATACAGCTCGGCGAGGTAGGCATCCACGCGGTGCAGCTCCGCGATGGCCTGCTGCGAGCGGGGCCCGCGCCGGTGGGACACCTCGTCGTAGTTGCCGAAGACGAGGTAGATGGCGGGCACCCCGCGCACCATGTCCACCAGCGCCTTGGTGTGCACGAAGCTCCAGCCCAGCCGCTGCAGCATGACGCGGCTGAGGAGGAACCCGCGCTCGTGGCGCCAGTCCCCCAGGGCGTGCGCCCAGCGCCAGATCTCCTGCATCGCGCGCCAGGTGTCCGCGCCGAACGAGCGCAGGTAGGCCCAGGGGCTCACGGTGCGAGCGACGAGCAGCCCCTCCATCTCCGCGGACAGGGAGCGCGCCATGACCTTCAAGCTCGCCAGCGTGCTCATGCACAGCCGGTTGCGCGCGCCCGCCTGGAACAGCGAGAAGTAGGTGTGCCCGCCGTCGGCGAGCAGGCTGGTGCCCTCGCGCTGCCCGAGCCGCTGCTCGATGTGCAGCGCGTCACGCGGAGTGTTCATCTGGACCTTGCGGCCCAGCTCGCGATCGAACCAGGAGTAGGCCGGCAGGTTCGGATGCTCGAGCCCATAGAGCAGCCCGGCCTGGAAGAAGGGCGTGGAGGCAGGCGAGCCCCAGAAAGCCTCTTCGAAGTGATACGCGCCCGAGCGCACCAGCTGGGAGAAGAACGGCATGCTCCGGGTCCGGATGGCCTCATCCAGCAGGTCCTTCGGGACACCATCCAGGTGGACGACGAGCAACCGCCGAGGGTGCTTGGACACCACGGGCGGAACCTTGCGGCCGATGCGCCGGGCCAACGCACATGCCCATGCCTGCAACTCTGAGGTGAGAACATTGCTCACGTTGACGGCTCCCCGTTGTGAAGAGCGAAAATGAGCATGCAGGGAGACGTCAGCCGTGAGTGCGCGTGAGCTCTCTTGGTGAGCGAGCGAGCAGGTCCCGCTGCGGAGGAGAGGGGTTGGAGGGTCCCGCCCCTTGGGGCATGACGGAGGCTCGCATGCTGCTTCCCGCACTCGTGGTTCTCGTGGTGGGTGCATCCCCCGTCACCGTCGTCCCCAAGCCAGAGCCGACCTCCAGCCAGAATCCGGGCCCGAAGACCGAGGGCGTGGATGCCATCGCCATTCCGCTGGTGAGCTTCAACTCGGACATGGGGGTGGGCTACGGCGTGGTGGGAGGCATGTTCCTCTACGGAAAGGGCCACACGCCGTACCAGCACGGGCTGGGCGCGCAGGTGTTCTTCACCAACCGAGGCATCCAGAACCACTACGTGCGCTACGACGGGCCGCAGCTGCTGGGCCCGATGCGGGTGGAGGCGCGCTTCGAGTACAAGCGCGAGTTCCGCAGCCCCTTCTATGGCGCGGGAAACCGCTCGGCGCCGGAGTTCACCGGCGACGTGGATGACATCCGGTACAACTACGACAAGGGCTCGCCGGGCGCGTGGCTGCGGCTGCGAGGGCGGCCCTTCGGCGAGAGCCACCCGTTCCAGGTGTATGGGGGCTACTCGTGGCGCTACACGCGGGTGGCGCCGTACGAGGCGTCGATGCTCTCGGAGATGAACCCGGTGGGCATCGAGGGCGGCCCGACGGGGCAGGTGCTCGGCGGCGTGCTCTGGGACACGCGGGACAGCGAGACGGATCCGACGACGGGAGGCGCGGAGGAGCTGGCGGTGCGCATGTCGGCGCCGATGACGGGCAGCCGCTACCGGTACATGGGGATCGCGCTGAGCGAGCGGCGCTACTTCAAGCTCTCGTCGCGGTTCGTGCTGGCGCAGCGGGTCTCCGTGGACATGCTGTTCGGCGAGGTGCCCTTCTTCGAGTGGAGCAGCACGGGTGGGGTGCTCTTCACCGAGGGCGTGGGGGGCATGAGCAGCGTGCGAGGCATCGAGCGCAACCGGTTCGCGGGGAACATCAAGGTGTTCTCGAACACGGAGCTGCGCTTCCACGCGTTCGACATGAAGCTCTTCGGCCAGACGATGAAGCTGGGCGCGGTGGGGTTCGTGGACATGGGGCGGGTGTGGCACCCGGGGGTGACGGACGGCCCGTGGCATAAGTGGCACCCGGGAGTGGGCGGGGGGATTCGCCTGGCGCGGCGCGCGGCGGTGATCCGGGTGGACTACGCGACGTCCACCGAGGCGGGTGGCCAGCGCCTCTATATGAACTTTGGCCACATGTTCTGAGGCCCGGCGGATCCGCGCCGGGATCGGCTGAAAGCCTTATTGGCAGGCGTCCTCTCTGAGCCGGGATCGATTAGGCTGAAGGCCTATGCGTCATCTCGGATTCTTCGGGCTGCTCCTGGCGCTGGCCGCGTGCCGTGAGAAGGGACCGGCCGACGGCGCGGTGAAGGTCTCCATCAGCTACGGCACCTACACGCCCGCGTGCCTCCGTGTGTCCGCGTGGGATACGGATGGGAAGCGCTCGGAGACGGACATCCCGCGCGGTGCGTTCAAGACGCCGGGGGAGCGGAGGGTGACTGTCGCGG
Proteins encoded:
- a CDS encoding alkaline phosphatase family protein, whose amino-acid sequence is MARRIGRKVPPVVSKHPRRLLVVHLDGVPKDLLDEAIRTRSMPFFSQLVRSGAYHFEEAFWGSPASTPFFQAGLLYGLEHPNLPAYSWFDRELGRKVQMNTPRDALHIEQRLGQREGTSLLADGGHTYFSLFQAGARNRLCMSTLASLKVMARSLSAEMEGLLVARTVSPWAYLRSFGADTWRAMQEIWRWAHALGDWRHERGFLLSRVMLQRLGWSFVHTKALVDMVRGVPAIYLVFGNYDEVSHRRGPRSQQAIAELHRVDAYLAELYAMARCVERPYDIVFVTDHGHVGSLPFEQRQGQHLEDALLRGPGVPLSPDIERGLLDGRPLGAARAPRGTDSPVVVESGNFAHVYLTREHTPLEAAELVAHHRDVLARASRHPDIGMVAVRRGNSAVALVKGGVYGPDDIASAPLAEEFSRQAVADYLRELPHLSTAGDLVLFGDAVAPGSTVGFAWEFGSHGGLTKTETRSTVCWPGDAPVDLSGLSHCVRLHQRLSEAYRA
- the omp85 gene encoding Omp85 family outer membrane protein, whose protein sequence is MLLPALVVLVVGASPVTVVPKPEPTSSQNPGPKTEGVDAIAIPLVSFNSDMGVGYGVVGGMFLYGKGHTPYQHGLGAQVFFTNRGIQNHYVRYDGPQLLGPMRVEARFEYKREFRSPFYGAGNRSAPEFTGDVDDIRYNYDKGSPGAWLRLRGRPFGESHPFQVYGGYSWRYTRVAPYEASMLSEMNPVGIEGGPTGQVLGGVLWDTRDSETDPTTGGAEELAVRMSAPMTGSRYRYMGIALSERRYFKLSSRFVLAQRVSVDMLFGEVPFFEWSSTGGVLFTEGVGGMSSVRGIERNRFAGNIKVFSNTELRFHAFDMKLFGQTMKLGAVGFVDMGRVWHPGVTDGPWHKWHPGVGGGIRLARRAAVIRVDYATSTEAGGQRLYMNFGHMF